The Saprospiraceae bacterium genome includes the window TATACTTGGAGAAGATGCGCCACTGCTGACGCTTCAAGATTTACAACTCACCATTGATGCCATGGCACTAAGCCTCTATGATTGGGCACAAATACTTTGGCAAAAGAAGCTGTTTGCTGCTGATGCCCGCATACTTGGGCTGACCAGTGCTGGGAACACAAAAGCATGGCGTTACTATGCCGCCGTTTCTGCGGCGAAAAACGCTTTAGAATCAATCGTGAGGTCAATGGCCTTAGAATTTGCCCCATTCGGCATTAGGACGAATGTTATTCAAGCAGGAATAACAGATACGCCTTCGCTTAGAATGATACCTGGGCATGAAGCACTAATGAACTTTGCAGAAGTTCATAATCCCCTCCAAAGAATGACCAAACCCGAAGACGTAGCTAGTGTAATTTATCTTTTGACGAGAGACGAAGCCGCCTGGATCAATGGGGCCTTAATCCCAGTTGATGGTGGTGAAAAACTAGTATGATATGACTAAAGAAAGTTTGGGGCAACTACTTGCCACACTCCCTTATTCTGCTCCCTTCCTCTTTGTGGATGAGATTTTGGAAGTAGACGAAAATCGAATCAAAGGGAAATATCTTTATCGGGAGGACGAATATTTTTATCAAGGG containing:
- a CDS encoding SDR family oxidoreductase, with product MHFKGQNYWAVILGGSSGFGLAAAQQLAKEGMNLCIIHRDRRQHLVEIQKAFEELSTHGVRVITFNKDALQVENKTTIINELEKQLDATKGRVRLLLHAIAKGNLKAMTPILGEDAPLLTLQDLQLTIDAMALSLYDWAQILWQKKLFAADARILGLTSAGNTKAWRYYAAVSAAKNALESIVRSMALEFAPFGIRTNVIQAGITDTPSLRMIPGHEALMNFAEVHNPLQRMTKPEDVASVIYLLTRDEAAWINGALIPVDGGEKLV